In Thermosynechococcus sichuanensis E542, a single genomic region encodes these proteins:
- a CDS encoding Hsp70 family protein: protein MPAAIGIDLGTTNSVAAIKLAETEVITADDNTPPERKLTRSIVSIYNNELVVGETAYNQFRSNPANVIFSIKRLMGRGINDPAVQQHIQNVPYKVTQFTQGTENALSVWINEQEFLPEDISAEILKKVVRNSQEYLRKNHIGNNTINQAVVTVPAYFNDSQRSATRRACQKAGLTLLELLPEPTAAAISYGFKPNSSEFKTILVYDFGGGTFDASVIQATGSMFIELGKAGDLWLGGDDIDHKITQFVKSKVTEQEGLDDFDQQMNKMPHYQKLKFISDLKSAIERAKIALSSKEEFVISPATPLLDDNGFDIPIEVKIRRSELEAMIKPYVDRTIQICHQALSLSEFFPSDIDVVLMVGGSSQIPYVQQSVREAFGNKVVIHPRPMYAVAEGAAIVAAGLVDKTTTVSRDYCIELESNPRYKVISKGEQLPCQKIETFKTVANDQRLIHLKFFSPDLVRDQLDSGEAKHHDEPIGEMWLGLDKPYPKGTEIVVTFELNDKNENLSATAWLKNDPSIRVSSSFTQGRANERIYRELSQSIDEINAEISLTKYGVSEIQKEACEVIFLANQIEINNIENQDIIVRATKKLEDFKFNNSPAKIKMDAIENRCDSLLELYDFLLDDAQKSRIQNIKVSVQKSIQTKNLSTEKIEDDYDKELKLLPEIVQALEIIREGAINSSSTELSTRFIKLLELMRQGNLEEADVIYRQLINESIEILKETQGGTIPTLPGLV from the coding sequence ATGCCTGCTGCCATTGGAATTGACCTAGGAACGACGAACTCTGTAGCAGCGATTAAACTTGCTGAGACTGAGGTTATTACAGCAGATGACAATACACCACCAGAAAGAAAACTAACGAGATCAATTGTCTCAATTTATAACAATGAGCTTGTTGTGGGTGAAACAGCTTACAATCAATTTCGTTCTAATCCAGCCAATGTTATCTTCTCGATTAAACGGCTAATGGGACGTGGCATCAATGATCCGGCAGTACAGCAGCATATTCAGAACGTTCCATACAAGGTGACACAGTTTACCCAAGGGACAGAGAATGCACTTTCTGTGTGGATCAACGAGCAAGAATTTTTACCTGAAGACATCTCGGCTGAAATTCTAAAAAAAGTCGTCAGGAATAGCCAAGAATATCTCAGAAAGAATCATATTGGCAACAATACTATCAATCAAGCAGTGGTCACTGTACCCGCATACTTCAATGACAGTCAACGCAGTGCAACCCGCCGTGCTTGTCAAAAGGCTGGTTTAACTCTGCTAGAACTCTTACCTGAACCTACAGCAGCGGCAATTTCCTATGGTTTTAAGCCAAACTCATCTGAGTTTAAGACAATCCTAGTCTATGACTTTGGCGGTGGCACCTTTGATGCATCGGTCATTCAAGCAACTGGTTCAATGTTTATAGAACTTGGTAAAGCAGGTGACCTGTGGCTCGGTGGTGATGATATTGATCATAAGATTACCCAATTTGTCAAAAGTAAAGTCACTGAACAAGAGGGTCTAGATGACTTTGATCAGCAAATGAATAAAATGCCCCACTATCAAAAGCTCAAGTTTATTTCTGACCTAAAAAGTGCTATTGAAAGGGCAAAAATTGCTCTAAGTAGCAAAGAAGAATTTGTTATCTCTCCTGCAACACCATTGTTAGATGATAATGGATTTGACATTCCCATTGAAGTCAAAATTAGACGCTCTGAACTAGAGGCAATGATCAAGCCTTATGTAGATCGCACTATTCAAATCTGCCATCAAGCTTTAAGTTTATCTGAGTTTTTCCCTAGCGATATTGATGTCGTTTTAATGGTAGGTGGCTCGTCACAAATTCCCTACGTCCAACAGTCTGTACGAGAGGCATTTGGGAATAAGGTTGTCATTCACCCAAGGCCAATGTATGCCGTAGCTGAAGGAGCAGCTATTGTCGCTGCTGGCTTAGTGGATAAAACAACCACTGTTTCTCGTGATTACTGTATCGAACTTGAATCCAATCCGCGTTATAAAGTCATCAGTAAAGGAGAACAACTTCCTTGTCAAAAAATTGAGACCTTTAAGACAGTTGCAAATGATCAGCGGCTGATACACCTTAAGTTTTTCAGTCCCGATTTGGTTCGAGATCAATTAGACTCTGGTGAAGCTAAACACCATGATGAGCCTATTGGTGAAATGTGGTTAGGCTTAGATAAGCCATATCCAAAGGGTACTGAAATTGTTGTTACATTTGAGCTGAATGATAAAAACGAAAATCTTTCTGCTACGGCATGGTTAAAGAACGATCCATCAATCAGGGTCAGCTCATCGTTTACCCAAGGCCGAGCCAATGAAAGAATCTATCGTGAGCTAAGCCAGTCTATCGACGAAATTAACGCTGAAATAAGTTTAACGAAATATGGTGTATCTGAAATTCAAAAAGAGGCATGTGAGGTAATATTTTTAGCTAATCAAATTGAAATTAATAATATTGAAAATCAAGATATTATTGTAAGAGCTACAAAAAAACTAGAAGATTTCAAGTTTAATAATTCACCTGCAAAGATAAAAATGGACGCAATAGAGAACAGGTGCGATAGCTTACTTGAGTTGTATGATTTTTTACTAGATGATGCTCAAAAGTCTCGCATACAAAATATAAAAGTATCAGTTCAAAAATCAATCCAAACTAAAAATTTATCGACTGAAAAAATAGAGGACGATTATGACAAAGAGTTGAAATTATTACCAGAAATAGTACAAGCCTTAGAAATTATCAGAGAAGGTGCTATTAACAGCAGTTCAACTGAATTATCTACTAGGTTTATTAAGTTATTAGAATTAATGCGACAAGGAAATCTTGAAGAAGCAGACGTTATATATAGACAATTAATTAATGAATCTATTGAAATTCTTAAAGAAACACAAGGGGGAACAATCCCTACACTGCCGGGTCTAGTTTAG
- a CDS encoding iron-containing alcohol dehydrogenase family protein — protein sequence MTAASFSPLCIAPIHIYRGWSILSQAGEAIAQLGRHPLLVVSPQRYQQLEQEWQAIARSHDLTFSVGTFHGECSESTLAQLRQEAQGSDLIIGIGGGKALDTAKLLGYQLHLPVVTIPTSAATCAAWTALSNIYTEAGAFAYDVALQRCPDLLLLDYALIQTAPKRTLLAGIGDALAKWYEASVSSGHRQETLIVGAVQQARILRDILWQQSAEALANVGSSAWENVVDASVLMAGMIGGLGGAQCRTVAAHAVHNGLTQLPQSKRTLHGEKVAYGILVQLRLEEIVQGSQLATSARHQLCQFYEQVGLPLTLEDLGFQEASLAQLQHAATVACAPHSDIHYLPFPVTPDLVLEAMVSTVVGYSAKVLDGSAR from the coding sequence GTGACTGCTGCTTCGTTTTCACCCCTTTGTATTGCCCCTATCCACATCTATCGCGGTTGGTCAATTCTCTCCCAAGCAGGAGAAGCCATTGCGCAATTAGGGCGTCATCCCCTTTTGGTAGTCTCACCGCAGCGGTATCAGCAGCTTGAGCAGGAGTGGCAGGCGATCGCCCGCTCCCATGATCTCACCTTCAGTGTGGGAACATTCCATGGTGAGTGCAGTGAATCCACCCTTGCCCAGCTCCGCCAAGAGGCACAAGGCAGTGATTTAATCATTGGCATTGGCGGTGGCAAAGCCCTAGATACCGCTAAGCTTTTGGGGTATCAACTCCACTTGCCGGTGGTGACCATCCCGACATCAGCAGCCACCTGTGCCGCTTGGACAGCCCTCTCCAACATCTATACAGAGGCCGGTGCCTTTGCCTATGATGTGGCACTCCAGCGTTGCCCCGATCTGCTGCTGTTGGACTACGCCCTGATTCAAACGGCGCCGAAGCGAACCCTGCTAGCCGGCATTGGGGATGCTCTTGCCAAGTGGTACGAAGCTTCAGTGAGTAGTGGTCACCGCCAAGAAACCCTGATTGTTGGTGCTGTGCAGCAAGCGCGGATACTGCGGGATATTCTCTGGCAGCAGTCTGCCGAAGCCTTAGCCAATGTAGGCAGTTCCGCTTGGGAAAATGTGGTTGATGCCAGTGTTCTCATGGCAGGGATGATTGGTGGCCTAGGAGGTGCCCAATGCCGCACAGTAGCAGCCCATGCGGTTCACAATGGTCTAACCCAACTGCCTCAAAGCAAAAGGACACTCCATGGCGAAAAAGTAGCCTACGGCATTCTTGTGCAGCTACGCTTGGAAGAAATTGTGCAGGGCAGTCAACTGGCCACCAGCGCCCGCCATCAACTTTGCCAGTTTTATGAGCAGGTGGGATTGCCCCTAACTCTCGAAGACTTGGGCTTCCAAGAGGCCAGCTTGGCACAACTCCAGCACGCTGCTACGGTTGCCTGTGCGCCCCACTCTGATATTCACTATCTGCCGTTTCCCGTGACGCCTGATCTGGTGTTAGAAGCAATGGTGTCCACCGTGGTCGGCTACAGTGCCAAAGTCTTGGATGGGAGTGCCCGCTAG
- a CDS encoding aspartate aminotransferase — MGLEWIQPADRLGALPPYVFARLDELKLKARQQGLDLIDLGMGNPDGAAPRPVIEAAIAAFEEPSYHGYPPFEGTAVFRQAITRWYQRRYNVSLDPDGEALPLLGSKEGLTHLALAYVNPGDIVLVPSPAYPAHFRGPAIAGANIYPLILKREKGWLIDLSEIPRDIARQAKVLYFNYPSNPTAAIAPRSFFEEVVAFAREYQILLVHDLCYAELAFDGYQPTSLLEIPGAKEIGVEFHTLSKTYNMAGWRVGFVVGNRHIIQGLRTLKTNLDYGVFSVLQKAAEVALSLPDSYIATVCDRYRQRRDFLIQGLNELGWQLTPTQATMYLWVPVPVGMSSTDFALKLLQETGVVVTPGNAFGEGGEGYVRISLIADCDRLGEALKRMAQANIRFDSLSR, encoded by the coding sequence ATGGGGTTAGAGTGGATTCAGCCGGCCGATCGCCTTGGGGCATTGCCGCCCTACGTTTTTGCTCGCCTCGATGAACTGAAGCTGAAGGCACGGCAGCAGGGACTGGATTTAATTGACTTGGGGATGGGCAACCCTGATGGCGCCGCTCCGCGTCCAGTTATTGAAGCAGCGATCGCTGCCTTTGAGGAACCGAGCTACCATGGGTATCCCCCCTTTGAAGGCACAGCCGTTTTCCGTCAAGCCATTACCCGTTGGTATCAGCGCCGCTACAACGTCTCCCTTGATCCCGATGGTGAAGCCCTACCCCTGTTGGGATCAAAAGAGGGACTGACGCACCTTGCCCTTGCCTATGTGAATCCGGGGGATATTGTCCTCGTGCCTAGCCCCGCCTATCCTGCCCATTTTCGCGGACCTGCCATTGCCGGTGCCAACATCTATCCCCTTATTTTGAAACGGGAAAAGGGCTGGCTCATTGATCTCAGTGAGATTCCTAGGGACATTGCCCGTCAAGCCAAGGTTTTGTACTTCAACTATCCCAGCAATCCCACGGCGGCGATCGCTCCCCGCTCTTTCTTTGAAGAAGTCGTTGCCTTTGCCCGCGAATATCAAATTTTACTGGTGCATGACCTTTGCTACGCTGAACTGGCCTTTGATGGCTATCAACCCACAAGCCTACTGGAAATTCCCGGTGCCAAGGAAATCGGCGTTGAGTTCCATACCCTCTCGAAAACCTACAACATGGCCGGTTGGCGGGTTGGGTTTGTGGTGGGCAATCGCCACATTATTCAGGGTTTGCGGACGCTGAAAACGAACTTAGACTATGGGGTGTTTTCGGTTTTGCAGAAAGCCGCAGAGGTGGCCTTGAGCCTGCCCGATAGCTACATTGCCACTGTGTGCGATCGCTATCGCCAACGGCGGGATTTTCTGATTCAAGGCTTGAATGAACTCGGCTGGCAACTGACCCCAACCCAAGCAACCATGTACCTCTGGGTGCCCGTACCCGTAGGCATGAGTTCGACAGATTTTGCCCTCAAACTGCTTCAGGAAACGGGCGTTGTTGTCACCCCCGGCAATGCTTTTGGGGAAGGGGGTGAGGGATACGTGCGCATTAGCCTCATTGCTGATTGCGATCGCCTCGGTGAAGCTCTTAAACGCATGGCTCAAGCCAATATTCGCTTTGATAGCTTAAGTCGCTAA
- the psbM gene encoding photosystem II reaction center protein PsbM, with product MEVNPFGLVATAMFVIVPTVFLIILYVQTESQQKSN from the coding sequence ATGGAAGTGAATCCTTTCGGCTTAGTGGCAACGGCCATGTTTGTGATTGTGCCAACGGTGTTTTTGATTATTTTGTACGTGCAAACGGAAAGTCAGCAGAAAAGTAATTAA
- a CDS encoding potassium transporter Kup gives MTKTNATRQPSRLLILGALGVVYGDLGTSPLYAFEEAFNPPHLLTVTPANIYGILSLILWALVLIPTLKYATFALRADNGGEGGIFPLMALVLSRIRLSSHWRRWVIIFGLVGAAMFYGDSTITPAISVLSAVEGLEVLSPQFGNWTVPLTVVILVALFGFQHRGTTQVGQVFGPIMFVWFMTLGILGAIHIFEQPTILKAFNPWWGVELFRTHPPQVLLLLGVVILALTGAEAMYADMGHFGVEPIRLAWYRLVFPALALNYLGQGAFILKHPTATHNLFFQLVPAWSVLPLVLLSTLATVIASQAVISGAFSMTAAAIKLGYLPRLRIDVTDDHHRGQIYIPVINWLLLVTVLLLVITFRSSSELAGAYGLAVNLTMVVTTLCLMLVGRYLWRWSIWQISLVWVSILVIEIAFLMGNALKIPHGGWYPLVFGGIIYMLLVTWRQGQVLLRRQLLQANAHFSLKELLNQGIARVPGIAVFFSPLPHMIPLTFIQNLQHNHVLHQQIIFIHLATANLPHVPLSEQLGYTVTDVGIYEIILTSGFRDRPDVLLALETCQSALNLPLNEPMSFFLGRRTIIPTHAPGMSYWQKVVFAWLYRNAEDAMTYFRLPPEQVVELGIQVEI, from the coding sequence ATGACAAAAACAAATGCGACTCGCCAGCCCTCAAGGCTCCTCATTCTGGGTGCCCTCGGTGTCGTCTATGGTGACTTAGGAACAAGCCCCCTCTATGCCTTTGAGGAAGCCTTCAATCCCCCTCATCTTCTAACGGTTACCCCTGCCAATATCTACGGCATTCTGTCCTTGATCCTCTGGGCGCTTGTCCTCATTCCAACGTTGAAGTATGCAACCTTTGCCCTGCGTGCTGACAACGGGGGTGAAGGCGGTATTTTTCCCTTGATGGCGCTTGTCCTCTCGCGAATTCGCCTCAGTTCCCACTGGCGGCGCTGGGTGATCATTTTCGGCCTAGTAGGGGCGGCCATGTTCTATGGAGATAGCACCATTACCCCTGCGATTAGTGTTCTCTCTGCCGTTGAGGGGCTAGAAGTACTCAGTCCCCAGTTTGGGAATTGGACAGTTCCCCTAACAGTGGTCATTCTTGTGGCGTTGTTTGGGTTTCAACATCGCGGCACCACCCAAGTGGGGCAGGTCTTTGGCCCGATCATGTTCGTCTGGTTTATGACCTTGGGCATTCTTGGGGCAATCCACATCTTTGAGCAGCCCACGATTCTGAAGGCCTTCAATCCTTGGTGGGGAGTAGAACTGTTTCGCACCCATCCTCCCCAAGTCCTTCTCCTATTGGGAGTGGTGATTCTGGCACTGACGGGTGCTGAGGCCATGTATGCCGACATGGGACACTTTGGGGTCGAGCCGATTCGCTTAGCGTGGTATCGTCTGGTCTTTCCCGCCCTTGCCTTGAATTATTTGGGGCAGGGTGCTTTCATTCTCAAACATCCAACAGCTACCCATAATCTCTTTTTCCAACTTGTACCTGCGTGGAGCGTATTGCCCTTAGTCCTTCTCAGTACATTGGCCACCGTCATTGCGTCTCAAGCGGTGATTTCGGGAGCCTTTTCAATGACTGCTGCCGCTATTAAGTTGGGCTATCTGCCCCGGCTGCGCATTGATGTTACCGATGATCATCACCGTGGTCAAATCTATATTCCTGTGATCAACTGGTTGCTCCTAGTTACGGTTCTGCTCTTGGTCATCACCTTTAGAAGCTCATCAGAACTCGCGGGTGCCTATGGTTTGGCGGTTAACTTAACCATGGTGGTTACGACCCTCTGCTTGATGCTGGTGGGACGGTACCTGTGGCGGTGGTCTATTTGGCAAATTAGCCTTGTTTGGGTCAGTATTTTAGTGATTGAAATTGCTTTCCTCATGGGCAACGCCCTCAAGATTCCCCACGGTGGCTGGTATCCCCTCGTTTTCGGTGGAATCATCTATATGCTCTTAGTGACGTGGCGCCAAGGACAGGTTCTGCTGCGTCGGCAACTCCTGCAAGCGAATGCCCACTTCTCCCTCAAAGAACTGCTCAATCAAGGGATCGCCCGTGTGCCGGGGATCGCTGTTTTCTTCTCACCGCTTCCCCATATGATTCCACTCACCTTTATTCAAAACCTCCAGCACAATCATGTGTTGCATCAGCAGATTATCTTTATCCATTTAGCAACTGCGAATCTACCCCATGTACCCTTGTCAGAACAACTAGGTTACACAGTCACGGATGTCGGTATTTATGAGATCATCCTGACCTCGGGGTTTCGCGATCGCCCCGATGTCCTTCTCGCCCTTGAAACCTGCCAAAGTGCCCTCAATCTCCCCCTCAACGAACCCATGAGTTTCTTCCTAGGCCGTCGGACAATCATCCCCACCCACGCCCCCGGCATGAGCTACTGGCAAAAGGTTGTCTTTGCTTGGCTATATCGCAATGCTGAAGATGCCATGACCTACTTTCGCCTGCCACCCGAACAAGTGGTGGAGCTTGGCATACAGGTAGAGATATAA
- a CDS encoding NAD(P)/FAD-dependent oxidoreductase yields the protein MTVLPTNATVTIVGAGVVGSAIAYELSRVLDPAETPILVLEAQAEEDWQATGAALGVLIVHLSRRRRGRNFQLRQASLARYETLIPELEAETGVKIPYQRGGIIEICTTEAEAIATQAWLQEQTPQGVQWLSPKEVQDQCPLVDMHHIHGALWATGDRQVTPKPLTQTLRQAARQRGVEFFYQSPVRQLQRSPQGKWILHLDQTLLETEYLILAAGLGTTPLTQVLDRPVTVEPVLGQALEFACGANTPVMTAEGIHFVPLPWGRVWVGATVEFNTLTGNPQTLDQLYKRATELWPVLKTAPLTQQWQGVRPRPSDRPAPIIEKIDDHTWLATGHYRNGILLAPVTAQKIAQSVITTLAERDRRKGDTALIK from the coding sequence GTGACGGTGCTGCCAACCAATGCAACAGTAACCATTGTGGGCGCCGGGGTGGTTGGTTCGGCGATCGCCTATGAACTGAGTCGTGTTCTTGATCCAGCGGAAACGCCGATTCTTGTCCTTGAGGCGCAGGCAGAGGAGGATTGGCAAGCGACGGGGGCAGCTCTTGGTGTTCTCATTGTACATCTCAGTCGGCGGCGGCGTGGACGCAACTTTCAACTCCGGCAGGCCAGTTTGGCACGCTATGAAACCCTGATTCCGGAGTTGGAGGCAGAAACAGGGGTTAAGATTCCCTACCAGCGCGGCGGCATTATCGAAATCTGTACCACTGAGGCGGAAGCGATCGCCACCCAAGCATGGTTGCAGGAACAGACCCCCCAAGGGGTGCAGTGGCTCTCGCCAAAAGAAGTTCAGGATCAATGTCCACTTGTGGATATGCACCACATTCACGGGGCACTTTGGGCAACGGGCGATCGCCAAGTGACGCCAAAACCCTTGACTCAAACCCTGCGCCAAGCCGCTCGTCAACGGGGGGTAGAGTTCTTTTATCAAAGCCCTGTCCGACAGCTCCAGCGATCGCCCCAAGGAAAGTGGATTCTGCACTTGGATCAGACCTTGCTTGAGACTGAATACCTGATTTTAGCGGCAGGTCTAGGGACAACGCCCCTCACCCAAGTCCTCGATCGCCCTGTCACTGTGGAACCAGTCTTAGGACAAGCCCTAGAGTTTGCCTGTGGGGCGAATACACCAGTGATGACGGCTGAAGGGATTCATTTTGTCCCCTTGCCTTGGGGACGGGTGTGGGTGGGCGCAACGGTGGAATTCAACACCCTGACGGGGAATCCGCAAACCCTTGACCAACTGTACAAACGCGCCACTGAGCTTTGGCCAGTTCTGAAAACCGCTCCCTTAACCCAACAGTGGCAGGGAGTGCGACCCCGCCCGAGCGATCGCCCGGCACCCATCATCGAAAAAATAGACGACCACACTTGGCTGGCTACGGGCCATTACCGCAATGGTATTTTGCTCGCTCCCGTAACTGCCCAAAAGATTGCCCAATCTGTGATCACGACCTTGGCTGAGCGCGATCGCCGCAAGGGGGACACAGCATTGATAAAATAA